Below is a window of Bremerella alba DNA.
GAATATGGCAATTTGGTAAACCAATTGGAATCAGGAAAAAGCCTGTTCCTTAAGGAAGATTCGCATCTATGACGCACGCTTGGCACGACGTGACCCCCGGTGAAGACATCCCAAGGGAATTCTGTGCGGTCATCGAGATCCCCACTGGGTCCAGCATCAAGTATGAACTGGACAAAGATACGGGACTATTGCGAATGGACCGTATGCTCTATTCGGCCGTTCATTATCCGGCCAACTACGGCTTCGTCCCTCAAACACTCGCCGAAGACGACGACCCGCTCGACGTGTTGGTCCTTTGCCAGGAACCGGTGGCCCCGCTGACGCTGATCACCGCTCGCGCGGTCGGCCTGATGACGATGGTCGATAGCGGCAAGCTCGATCATAAGATTATCGCCGTCGCAGTGACCGACCCGGAATTCTCTTCCTACAATGAAGCGATTGATCTGCCGAATCATCGTCGAAACATGTTGCGACGCTTCTTCCAAGACTACAAGATGTTGGAAGGGAAGTCGGTTGAGGTCGACGAAATTCTGCCTTCTGAAATGGCTCTGCCGATCATCAACGAAGCCCTGGAACGCTATAGCGCGCAGCGTC
It encodes the following:
- a CDS encoding inorganic diphosphatase, with protein sequence MTHAWHDVTPGEDIPREFCAVIEIPTGSSIKYELDKDTGLLRMDRMLYSAVHYPANYGFVPQTLAEDDDPLDVLVLCQEPVAPLTLITARAVGLMTMVDSGKLDHKIIAVAVTDPEFSSYNEAIDLPNHRRNMLRRFFQDYKMLEGKSVEVDEILPSEMALPIINEALERYSAQRRRGFYRK